The Deltaproteobacteria bacterium PRO3 DNA window CCCTCGCGGCGAGATGCGGATTGTCTCCAACGTGGAGAACCTGCGCTACCGCGACCACAGCTATTTCACCCTGCGGCGCATCCCCGACGACTCGCGTCCGGATCGCTTCACCTTCCGCATCGAGGAAGCGATGAACCTCACGGACGAGATGGAGGCCGCCGGATGGCGCGAATTTTTCCTGCGGCTGTTCAACTGAGCGATCGGAACGCGCGGTGAAAACCCGCCCTCGCCGCTCCGGATAAACGCTTGGGATTGCGGAGTTTTTCCGATAAGGAAACCCCGAAAATTCGCCGCGAAATTTAGCATCTTTCCGCGGGGAAACCCGATAAACGAAATAACCGCCGGGGGCACGTCCGGAGGTTTTTCATGACGCCCCCAGGTTCCTACCGCAATTTTCTCCTCGGCCGCAGCGGCGCCTCGCTCGAGCACCGCGACATGGGCGAGGCCGTCACCCAGCTTCAGACCCTGGCCCGTCTCTCCGTCACCACCCAGGCCGGCACCACCGCCCGACGCGGCGACACCGCCATGCGCCTGCTGCTCAGCGGCACCGGCCGCGCCGGCGAGGCCATCACCTCCGAGGCGGAAGGCGCCGACGAGGCCGCGATTCGCGCCGGCCTCAACGTCGTCCTGGAGCGCGCCCGCGGCGGGGACCGGCGCTCCTTCTACGACGCGATGCGAGCTTATTTCGTCCTGATCCATCGCGCCCTGAGCGACGAGGCGACCCGCTCGCAAGTCCCCGAGCTGCTGCGCGGCCTGCGCCAGATCACGACCGAATACACCCGATTTCTCGCCGACAGCGCCGCATTAAGCCCCGAGGAGCGGCTGCGCTACCTCTTCGCCGCCTCCGGCGTCCTGCGCAACGCCCTGGGCCGCGTCCAGGTCGACGAGGCCTCCCGCAACGCCGCAGGCGCCGAGGAGATCGAGGCCCTGCGCACCCTGCTCCGCGAGACCTACGTCGAGCTGACCGGCCACTACCGACGGCACCTCCTGGCCCACCCCAACGGCGAGGCCTATACCGGCATCCTGCGCGAGATTCAGATGCGCGAGGCGATCCTCGCGGGCAACCACGACGTCGCCCGCCAGCGCGCCCTCGAGTTGACCCAATGGCTCACCGCCCACCCGCCGCCCGCGGAAGGATCGGAGACCGATCGCTGGGACCACCGCGCCGCGCGCGCCCTCTTGGATGACCCCGAGTTCGCCGGCCTGGTCCGCGGGATCGACGCGCCCTCGACGCCGGAGAACACCGTCGCCCTCATCAACGGCGTCTCCCTCGAGCTGGTGCAGACAGTCTGCGCGAGCATCGACCACGTCAACGAGGACGGCGAGGCCGTCATCACCGCGCGCTACCGCGCCCTTTCCTCCGTGGCCGGGATCCTCGCCTTGACCCGTCCTTCGCTCAACCTGGCCGATCTGCTCGCCGACCTGCGCAATCCCGCCCAGGCCGACGCGATCCGGCAGGAATTGGAGAACGCCGCCCACGACAGCGCCGAGGTCCAAAGCATGCTGACGGAGGCCCGCGGCGACGTCTCGCTGGAGCAATGGATCACGCGGGCCCGCGAGGCCGCCGCCCACGTCGAAAACCTGCGCACCGGGGCCGGCAGTCATCTACTCATGGCCATCTTCGACGAGAACCGTCGCCAAAACCCCATCGCCTCCCTGGCCGAATCGCTGCGGTCGCATCCCGGCCTGCTGCGCGCCCTGGGCCTCGACGCCGCGCAGCTGCGCGACGAGCGCGCCCTGCACCGGCTCGCCGCCGAGCTGTTCCGCCGCGGCCCTCTCGGCGTCTCGGTGGTAGAGGAATACGGCGCCGGCCATCCGGACGACTCGGTCCAAGGCATCCTGCGGCAGCTGCAAGCCGAGGCCAATCCCGCCGAGGACATCGGGGAGCTGCTCCAAGAGGTTCTCAACAGCTATCAGGACGGCCTGAACAACCGCCCCGACCACGAACTTGCCGCCGCTCACGCGGTCTTCCAGCTGATCGCCCAGACCCAGGAGGTGTCCGAAGGCGTCCGCGTCCCGGGCGAGGTGAGCACCCAGGCCCGCAGCCTGGTCAACCGGGTCGAAGGCTATGACTTCCGCACCCGCCGCGTCTTCGGGCACCTGGGCTCGGGCTCCAGCCTGGCCACGCTCGGCGCGGGCATCGTCTTGACCGAGCTTTTCCCGGCGGCGCTGATCGCCCGCGCCGGCACCTCGGGCCGCCTGGCCCTGCGCGGCGTCAACCTGGTCAACGCCGGACGGCTGACCTTCGCCGGCTCGGCCCTGACCGGCATCGGCGCCGGCCTCACCATGTCCTTCGTCGGTACGGGCTTGCATACGATGGACCGCTCCCGCCTGGGCCTCACCACCCATTTCTGGCGCGACTTCGGCGAGAGCGCCGCGACCAACACGGTCGTCTTCGGCGCCACCATCCCCTTCTCCCACGGCCTCGCGCGCTGGCTGACGCCCGCCGCCGAGGACGCGGCCGCCATCGGCAACCTCACCCTGCGCCGCCGCGTCGCCCTGCACGCCGGCACCGCCTTGTTCGGCGGCACCCTGACCCTGGGCGCCGGCACGCTCTGGCGCCGCCTGCACACCGGCCATTGGAGCGCCCCGTCCTATGAGGAGGTCGCGGAGAACTACCTGTCCATCCTGGCCTGGGAAGTGGGCGCCGCCGGCTTCCGGCGCTTCCGCACCCGCGTCGGCCTCGGCGCCGAGCTGGAAGGCCGCAGGCCCTTCGAGCCGCGGGAATACACCCCCGTCGAGAACACCGGCCGCCTCGCCGGGATCCGCAACCGCTTGAACCGCAGCTACGCCTGGCTGAACAACTTCGCGGCCCGCAGGACCTCGTCGGCGCTCAACCTGCTCTTCACGCAACTGGGACCGGCGCGCGCCGCCCGGATCAACGAGGTCGCCGGCCGTCTCGTCGCGGACAGCCCCCAGCTGACGCCGCTGCGGCAATATCTGGCCCGCCAGCTGGCGCTGCAGGAAATCTCGGCCCCCGGCAGCGTGGACCTCTACTCGGAGAGCTTCCTGCGGGGACATCGCATTCAGATCGTCGGCCGTCCGGGCAGCTTCCGCATGCATTTCGTCCCAGCGGAAAACGTCCGGGTAGCGCCGGAGGGCTACACCCCGCGCATCCTCGAGGCGATACGCCGCCATCACGTCGAGAACGCGGCCTCCACCGACGCCGATTACCTGCCGCGCTTCCTCCCGAACAATCCCTACGAGATCGTGGAGCTGCGGGTGAATCCCGAGACGGGCCGGATCGTCGCCGTCAACACTCATTCGC harbors:
- a CDS encoding protein phosphatase 2C domain-containing protein; the protein is MTPPGSYRNFLLGRSGASLEHRDMGEAVTQLQTLARLSVTTQAGTTARRGDTAMRLLLSGTGRAGEAITSEAEGADEAAIRAGLNVVLERARGGDRRSFYDAMRAYFVLIHRALSDEATRSQVPELLRGLRQITTEYTRFLADSAALSPEERLRYLFAASGVLRNALGRVQVDEASRNAAGAEEIEALRTLLRETYVELTGHYRRHLLAHPNGEAYTGILREIQMREAILAGNHDVARQRALELTQWLTAHPPPAEGSETDRWDHRAARALLDDPEFAGLVRGIDAPSTPENTVALINGVSLELVQTVCASIDHVNEDGEAVITARYRALSSVAGILALTRPSLNLADLLADLRNPAQADAIRQELENAAHDSAEVQSMLTEARGDVSLEQWITRAREAAAHVENLRTGAGSHLLMAIFDENRRQNPIASLAESLRSHPGLLRALGLDAAQLRDERALHRLAAELFRRGPLGVSVVEEYGAGHPDDSVQGILRQLQAEANPAEDIGELLQEVLNSYQDGLNNRPDHELAAAHAVFQLIAQTQEVSEGVRVPGEVSTQARSLVNRVEGYDFRTRRVFGHLGSGSSLATLGAGIVLTELFPAALIARAGTSGRLALRGVNLVNAGRLTFAGSALTGIGAGLTMSFVGTGLHTMDRSRLGLTTHFWRDFGESAATNTVVFGATIPFSHGLARWLTPAAEDAAAIGNLTLRRRVALHAGTALFGGTLTLGAGTLWRRLHTGHWSAPSYEEVAENYLSILAWEVGAAGFRRFRTRVGLGAELEGRRPFEPREYTPVENTGRLAGIRNRLNRSYAWLNNFAARRTSSALNLLFTQLGPARAARINEVAGRLVADSPQLTPLRQYLARQLALQEISAPGSVDLYSESFLRGHRIQIVGRPGSFRMHFVPAENVRVAPEGYTPRILEAIRRHHVENAASTDADYLPRFLPNNPYEIVELRVNPETGRIVAVNTHSLGDTEGAITLHGSYDPVTHQLRLPPVGRETAPRVLDLTPMIEAHRSSPVPLLWTPALGARVLPQRLNQASRARINQAIGDLNRDGNINLLINADTGEILSNLMSVESLADLEGAPRNILRIGARYNGNDKTLTIPAPRGVDGEYVLDMETGRIEHRLPEREGGEAGASRPAEERPRGSERRRASRRESTPETDADDAADSTARRITRHRVPNAHMGILTTPAHGETGPVQVTVHFGGRSGKILGISEGHRPSTSEPDFLIPDNLPASGNVPRNRIALHGVHDTEARRIVLEVPAAEGQEAGTITIDLRNGRIRFEARPTPPEGPGGGTPPPSDGSPEGNPPLAAGEGDGEASPPPAAADADDSETTAPRAVVRAADETGPQPAIDPETDVHAPLLMAEILDPGESRAVISPNVPGRLREGQHWAMIPGVGELSAFTETGMSKHATPRNEDAYGFSVAQDGSLVAVVADGAGGSSTGDAASARAVEVILNRASDPAVSLGQAFRDAHPVILSDLQAAIEAARAERTAGRDVEIPADSYTVATALRLEPDGSVEVATVGDSQVWIARPNGGGAYDVIAPYLPASMAGLQRAARTPGVTTTVGMNAVGGGIFTRLGGSPREAAPPITGRMESGIPSGIFNNELTIPASDGSGARQPFIAQAGDLFLMMSDGVHTLFSRDQMASVIHGLEGAEPVRRAIQTEAAATMDLYRTMARGLAHDQRALIGSGRFEGHYIDAEGRIYDAPTDGNHVGNASPDNVVLMVLRYDPSVEGVTAEEGSH